CTTTATCTTTTCCTTTAATTTTGTATTTTCGCTGATATTCTCGTCTTCGCTTATTATATCGTCAATTACGGAATTTACAAGCTTATAATCGTAACCTTTCCTAACGGCACTGTTTATTATTTTATCTCTCTTCTCCCTGTAAAAAAGCTCACTGTGCTTTTTGTCCTGCTTTGATATGAACTCGCTTAAATTTTCTGTTTCTTCTTCCATACTAAAGCACATCTCCACAGTCTTAAGCACCAAGGAAACATCTATCCCCTTCTTTATAAGGTCATTCTTTATTTTATTTCTCCCGATAAGAGAAGCGGATTTACTTCTCGTAAAGTTTTCTATATAATCTTCGTCATTTACATACTTAAGCTCCAAAAGCCTGTTTAAAACATCATTTATCACTATATCGGGAAAGTGTTTCTTACCTAGATAATCAAGGATTTCCCCTTCGCACCTCATGGCATAAGAAAGGTAATTGAGAGCCATATTAAGAGCAGTATCGTATAAATCGTCGTAGCTTTCTTTTATTAGCTCGTCGATATCAACTTCATCTTCCAATTTAAGTTTATTTATGATTTTTTTCTCCAGACGAAGTACTTTTTCATCGTTTATCGTTACGTTATATTCTCTTTTTGTCTTCGTTATTT
This region of Anaerofustis stercorihominis DSM 17244 genomic DNA includes:
- a CDS encoding RecX family transcriptional regulator, with amino-acid sequence MDVITKITKTKREYNVTINDEKVLRLEKKIINKLKLEDEVDIDELIKESYDDLYDTALNMALNYLSYAMRCEGEILDYLGKKHFPDIVINDVLNRLLELKYVNDEDYIENFTRSKSASLIGRNKIKNDLIKKGIDVSLVLKTVEMCFSMEEETENLSEFISKQDKKHSELFYREKRDKIINSAVRKGYDYKLVNSVIDDIISEDENISENTKLKEKIKKRFYKYINKGEELEKVKYKVFPFFYAKGYSEEILSSVYNEILEEMENEG